In Acidimicrobiia bacterium, a single genomic region encodes these proteins:
- a CDS encoding HAMP domain-containing sensor histidine kinase, giving the protein MRDLYRGRRSTLGIAALVVALLAAFAFLMSRSVGASAVAERSLTLDAVDQALAHAEVAHVLVGDALLLAVDVTAGIADADSAAVALDAARQRLGSLEAAAIGLGADERSAVGRFTGAAFAMLDTLDSGNLAGAKAAATAEVTGAHDTAMSALADRRAVELDAIAAVGDQAGAVATAAAFLVALGIPLALLGGYRMLARRQLRKSAADAWQAAGEDAFRAKDEFLSHVSHELRTPLTGISGFAHVLEEGSLFDPVTGLELVNLIIGQAAELSRMVDDLLVASRLDSNSLSIEIEALDLSSEISAVIPAFERYGSSIPVYCPNLRVLADPLRLRHLLRSLLANATNHGEPPLHVRVTPAGETVEIAVIDNGNGVSPEMEPKLFERFVHKGDQPLLVGSVGLGLAVARDLARRMGGDIRYERGEDTRFVLELLKAPDLTALQPDDEALTGGRSG; this is encoded by the coding sequence ATGAGGGATCTGTATCGCGGACGACGGAGCACGTTGGGCATTGCTGCCCTTGTCGTTGCGCTTCTCGCCGCCTTCGCCTTCCTCATGTCCCGATCCGTCGGCGCCTCTGCCGTTGCCGAGCGATCCCTCACGCTCGACGCGGTGGACCAGGCGCTGGCACATGCGGAGGTAGCTCACGTGCTGGTCGGAGATGCCCTGCTGCTGGCGGTCGACGTGACCGCAGGGATTGCAGATGCTGATTCGGCTGCGGTCGCCCTCGACGCCGCCAGGCAGCGACTCGGATCCCTCGAAGCTGCCGCCATCGGCCTAGGCGCAGACGAAAGGTCGGCCGTTGGTCGCTTCACCGGGGCGGCTTTCGCAATGCTCGATACCCTCGATTCCGGTAACCTGGCCGGAGCCAAGGCGGCCGCCACAGCCGAAGTGACAGGCGCCCACGATACGGCCATGAGCGCGCTTGCGGACAGACGGGCCGTCGAACTCGACGCCATCGCTGCGGTTGGCGATCAGGCAGGCGCGGTGGCAACCGCCGCTGCGTTCCTCGTTGCACTTGGGATTCCACTGGCCTTGCTGGGGGGGTACCGGATGCTCGCTCGCCGCCAGCTTCGGAAGTCGGCAGCCGATGCATGGCAAGCCGCAGGTGAAGATGCGTTCCGCGCCAAGGACGAGTTCCTGTCCCATGTATCTCACGAACTCCGCACTCCGCTGACGGGCATATCCGGTTTCGCCCATGTGCTCGAGGAAGGGTCGCTTTTCGACCCGGTTACCGGTCTAGAACTGGTCAATCTGATCATCGGTCAGGCGGCTGAGTTGAGCCGGATGGTTGACGATCTCCTCGTCGCTTCCCGGCTCGATTCGAACTCCCTATCCATCGAGATCGAAGCTCTTGATCTGTCTTCAGAGATCAGTGCCGTCATTCCCGCCTTCGAGCGCTACGGGTCCAGCATCCCGGTGTATTGCCCGAACCTCCGGGTGCTCGCCGACCCACTCCGGCTTCGGCACCTGCTGCGGAGCCTGCTCGCCAATGCCACCAATCACGGTGAGCCGCCTTTGCATGTTCGCGTCACCCCCGCCGGCGAAACCGTCGAGATAGCGGTCATCGACAACGGAAACGGTGTCTCTCCTGAGATGGAGCCGAAGCTGTTCGAGCGTTTCGTGCACAAAGGGGATCAGCCACTGCTCGTTGGAAGCGTCGGGCTCGGACTGGCAGTCGCTCGTGATCTGGCCAGGAGGATGGGCGGCGACATCAGATACGAGCGCGGCGAGGACACCCGGTTCGTGCTCGAGCTCCTGAAGGCGCCCGACCTCACCGCCCTACAACCGGATGACGAGGCCCTCACGGGAGGCAGAAGTGGTTAG
- a CDS encoding 50S ribosomal protein L25 gives MELTLRAETGRPTGSRPARRMRGEGLVPATVYGRDGEPISVAVNARELYSILHTEAGMNALITLDIEGGANLLTMAKEIQRHPFRPDYYHVDFLAISLTEKVNADVLIHFEGEPVGVREGGAIIETLRNSVEIEALPQEIPSFISLDISDLDVGDTAKVSDLPALPGVDYLDDPDAPVVTVVIPAAVVAEEEEEEGIEEGAEGEEGAEAAEAEESSDE, from the coding sequence ATGGAACTCACCCTGCGCGCCGAGACCGGTCGCCCGACGGGTAGCCGACCTGCGCGCCGGATGCGCGGCGAAGGCCTCGTACCTGCCACCGTCTACGGACGCGACGGCGAACCGATTTCCGTCGCGGTGAATGCCCGGGAGCTCTACTCGATCCTCCACACCGAGGCCGGTATGAATGCGCTGATCACCCTCGACATCGAGGGCGGCGCCAACCTCCTGACGATGGCGAAAGAAATCCAGCGCCACCCGTTCCGGCCCGACTATTACCACGTTGACTTCCTCGCTATCTCTCTGACCGAGAAGGTCAACGCCGACGTTCTGATCCACTTCGAGGGAGAGCCCGTGGGCGTTCGGGAGGGCGGTGCCATCATCGAAACGCTCCGCAACTCGGTTGAAATTGAAGCCCTGCCACAGGAGATCCCTTCCTTCATCTCCCTCGATATCAGCGATCTCGATGTCGGCGACACGGCCAAGGTCTCCGACCTTCCGGCACTGCCCGGCGTCGACTATCTCGACGATCCCGATGCCCCGGTCGTCACCGTCGTCATTCCTGCCGCCGTCGTTGCCGAAGAAGAGGAAGAGGAAGGCATCGAAGAAGGGGCGGAAGGTGAAGAGGGTGCTGAGGCTGCTGAGGCTGAGGAGAGCAGCGACGAGTAG
- a CDS encoding DUF559 domain-containing protein, protein SSVTENDLEREHPRPTTTNFFGSHLAIGAFNQTLRDGLATLNEFEILLADIGRQGRAGVGLLRDLVEDRAKWAGENESALEDEFRRIVDRALLPVPTPQFEIRDERGLFLGRADFAYPERRLVIELDGYRYHSDPDAFVRDRSRQNRLLMAGYRVLRYTAQDLRQYPERVIADLVRSLN, encoded by the coding sequence CTCCAGTGTGACCGAAAACGACCTCGAACGCGAGCACCCCCGACCCACAACCACCAACTTTTTCGGCAGCCACCTAGCCATTGGAGCCTTCAACCAGACACTGCGAGATGGTCTTGCGACACTCAATGAGTTCGAGATCCTCCTGGCCGACATCGGCCGGCAGGGCCGCGCCGGCGTCGGTTTGCTTCGCGATCTGGTGGAAGACCGTGCGAAATGGGCGGGCGAGAACGAGAGCGCCCTGGAGGACGAGTTCAGGCGAATCGTTGACCGGGCTCTTCTGCCGGTGCCGACTCCGCAGTTCGAGATCAGGGACGAACGCGGGTTGTTTCTGGGTCGCGCCGACTTCGCCTATCCCGAGCGGCGCCTTGTGATCGAACTCGATGGATATCGATATCACAGCGATCCGGATGCGTTTGTTCGCGATCGGAGTCGTCAGAATCGCCTTCTGATGGCGGGGTACCGCGTCCTCCGCTACACCGCGCAGGACCTGCGTCAATACCCGGAACGGGTGATAGCCGATCTCGTCAGGTCTCTGAACTGA
- the glpK gene encoding glycerol kinase GlpK yields MADYIGALDSGTTSTRFMVFDHDGNVVAIDQKEHRQIYPQPGWVEHDPLEIRDRMFEVIDTGLSKAGLTKTDLASVGITNQRETVVVWDRTTGRPLHNAVVWQDTRTADLVADLGGEEGQGRFRVKTGLPLATYFAGPKLTWLLDNVEGLRSLDESGDALFGTVDSWVLWNLTGGINGGLHLTDVTNASRTMLMSLETLRWDDELLEAMRIPRSMLPEIRPSVGTFGTAVGTLEGVPVGGILGDQQAALFGQTCFRPGDAKNTYGTGCFMLLNTGTTPVRSANGLLTTVAYQIGDQPAVFALEGSIAIAGALVQWLRDSLGIIENSGDVEALALSVDDNGGVYFVPAFSGLFAPYWRSDARGVIAGLTRFATKAHLARAALEATAFQTLEVLDAMRADSGVELNSLKVDGGMTGNDLLMQFQADLVDVPVVRPVVAETTALGAAYAAGLAAGFWANLDDLKANWGVGRSWQPSMDGDRRMALVGAWRKAVQRSFDWVD; encoded by the coding sequence ATGGCTGACTACATAGGCGCATTGGATTCCGGCACCACCAGCACTCGCTTCATGGTGTTCGATCACGACGGCAACGTCGTGGCGATCGACCAGAAGGAGCACCGTCAGATCTATCCACAACCCGGTTGGGTAGAGCACGACCCCCTCGAGATCCGGGATCGGATGTTCGAGGTGATCGACACCGGTCTGTCCAAAGCAGGATTGACCAAGACGGACCTGGCTTCCGTCGGTATCACGAATCAGCGAGAGACGGTCGTGGTCTGGGATCGCACCACCGGGCGACCGCTCCACAACGCCGTCGTCTGGCAGGACACCCGGACTGCCGATCTCGTTGCCGATCTTGGGGGCGAAGAGGGCCAGGGCCGATTCCGCGTCAAGACCGGACTGCCGTTGGCGACTTACTTCGCCGGACCAAAGCTCACCTGGCTATTGGACAACGTCGAAGGTCTTCGCTCGCTGGACGAGTCGGGCGACGCCCTGTTCGGGACAGTCGATTCCTGGGTGTTGTGGAATCTCACCGGCGGGATCAATGGGGGATTGCACCTGACAGATGTCACGAATGCCAGCCGGACCATGCTGATGAGCCTCGAAACCCTTCGGTGGGACGACGAACTGCTCGAGGCGATGCGGATTCCGCGTTCAATGCTGCCCGAGATTCGACCTTCGGTCGGGACCTTCGGAACGGCGGTGGGAACCCTCGAAGGTGTGCCGGTGGGAGGGATCCTCGGTGATCAGCAGGCCGCCCTCTTCGGCCAGACCTGTTTTCGGCCGGGCGACGCCAAGAACACCTACGGCACGGGATGTTTCATGCTGCTCAACACAGGCACGACACCCGTCCGTTCGGCCAATGGGTTGCTCACAACCGTCGCCTACCAGATCGGCGATCAACCGGCCGTTTTTGCCCTCGAGGGATCGATCGCGATCGCCGGGGCGCTGGTGCAATGGCTACGCGACAGTTTGGGAATCATCGAGAACTCAGGGGATGTGGAGGCCCTGGCTCTCAGTGTCGACGACAACGGCGGCGTCTACTTCGTTCCGGCGTTCAGCGGCCTGTTTGCTCCGTACTGGAGGAGCGATGCCAGAGGTGTGATTGCGGGGCTGACCCGATTCGCAACGAAAGCACATCTGGCCCGCGCCGCACTCGAAGCAACGGCATTTCAGACCCTCGAGGTGCTCGATGCGATGCGCGCTGACAGCGGAGTCGAGTTGAACAGCCTCAAGGTCGATGGCGGCATGACTGGCAACGACTTGTTGATGCAGTTCCAGGCCGACCTCGTCGACGTGCCGGTGGTTCGCCCGGTCGTCGCCGAGACCACCGCACTCGGCGCCGCCTACGCGGCCGGTCTGGCAGCCGGGTTTTGGGCCAACCTCGACGACCTGAAGGCGAATTGGGGCGTTGGGAGATCGTGGCAACCCTCGATGGACGGCGACCGCCGAATGGCCCTGGTCGGCGCATGGCGGAAGGCTGTTCAACGTTCCTTCGACTGGGTCGACTGA
- the pth gene encoding aminoacyl-tRNA hydrolase: protein MVVVGLRNPGRKYEGTRHNVGAEVVDILSERWHAPFKNGPSRVSAEVSSHQAGGRRVVLVKPFTFMNESGPVVVAALRYFKGEIGELLVVHDDIDLTFARLRLHAGRGTGGHNGIRSVVDSTASKEFWRLKVGVGRPPGRMDPADFVLHPFTKSEREEVDILVRDSADVVERFLVDSESAVEMAARRQAP from the coding sequence GTGGTGGTTGTCGGGCTCCGCAATCCGGGTCGGAAGTACGAAGGCACGCGCCACAATGTGGGTGCTGAGGTCGTCGACATCCTCTCCGAGCGCTGGCACGCTCCATTCAAGAACGGCCCCTCCCGGGTCAGTGCCGAGGTCTCCAGCCACCAGGCCGGCGGTCGGCGTGTGGTCCTGGTCAAGCCGTTCACCTTCATGAATGAGTCGGGGCCGGTCGTCGTGGCAGCGCTCCGCTACTTCAAGGGAGAGATCGGCGAACTCCTGGTCGTTCACGATGACATCGACCTGACATTCGCCCGACTCCGTCTTCACGCCGGACGTGGAACGGGTGGTCACAACGGGATCAGGTCGGTCGTGGACTCAACGGCGTCGAAGGAGTTCTGGCGGCTCAAGGTCGGCGTCGGCCGCCCACCCGGCCGGATGGATCCCGCCGACTTCGTACTCCACCCATTTACGAAGTCCGAACGCGAAGAGGTCGACATCCTGGTTCGGGACTCCGCCGATGTGGTCGAACGATTCCTGGTCGATTCTGAGTCCGCGGTCGAGATGGCCGCGCGGCGGCAAGCCCCATGA
- the pgsA gene encoding CDP-diacylglycerol--glycerol-3-phosphate 3-phosphatidyltransferase, with translation MKEDDPISLPDLLALARIVMTPIIMALVTSSGEHAFGVAAGLFLAAAATDFFDGYLARRWDITTVLGGFLDSTADKLLVSGSLIALVSIDRASIWPVLIIIMREFAVMALRSITAMEGHIVTPSIWGKIKANVQFGAIFFAMMRFAAPWGPLFFDEWLMWLAAGVAVASGWQYASGFWHIVRKVDAEA, from the coding sequence TTGAAGGAGGATGACCCGATTTCCCTGCCCGACCTGTTGGCCCTTGCGCGAATCGTGATGACCCCGATCATCATGGCGCTCGTGACGTCGAGTGGTGAGCACGCGTTCGGCGTGGCCGCAGGCTTGTTCCTGGCAGCGGCGGCAACGGACTTCTTCGATGGATACCTGGCCAGGCGCTGGGATATCACAACGGTTCTCGGGGGTTTCCTCGATTCGACTGCCGACAAGCTCCTCGTTTCGGGGAGTCTCATCGCACTGGTTTCGATCGATCGCGCCTCGATATGGCCTGTGCTGATCATCATCATGCGCGAGTTCGCCGTGATGGCCTTACGAAGTATCACGGCGATGGAGGGTCACATCGTCACGCCGTCGATTTGGGGCAAGATCAAAGCGAATGTTCAGTTTGGCGCCATTTTCTTCGCCATGATGAGATTCGCGGCACCGTGGGGTCCTTTGTTCTTCGATGAGTGGCTCATGTGGCTGGCGGCCGGAGTGGCCGTTGCCTCCGGATGGCAGTACGCGTCGGGTTTCTGGCATATCGTTCGAAAGGTCGATGCGGAGGCGTGA
- a CDS encoding tandem-95 repeat protein: protein MVTIEVLDNDINVVPGTLELNSRPEHGTVLLTVDGFFVYEPFPNYAGKDDFTYSAAGPDGGISLASVEVSVLSVNDAPIVSDAEVSITEDGSFVIDLRRLVADADGDALVLAWVTDGVSGSTTDLGDGRVRYRPDPDYFGADSFSFEWCDPSGSCAVGTISVTVGPANDVVLAAPTIAGTGSMIWFMPESTTGAGTALVTGVVTRVVGAAAVPAAVLALVLAGSLGVGIEPGFGAMIERLLARRS from the coding sequence TTGGTCACGATCGAGGTTCTCGACAACGACATCAACGTGGTACCCGGCACCCTGGAACTGAACTCACGCCCGGAACACGGCACTGTCTTGCTCACCGTCGATGGGTTCTTCGTATATGAGCCCTTCCCCAACTATGCGGGCAAGGATGACTTCACATACTCGGCAGCCGGCCCCGATGGGGGTATCAGCCTGGCGTCCGTCGAGGTATCGGTTCTGTCGGTCAATGACGCACCGATTGTGAGCGATGCAGAGGTTTCCATCACAGAGGACGGCTCTTTTGTCATCGATCTGCGGCGGTTGGTGGCCGACGCCGACGGCGATGCGCTCGTTCTGGCCTGGGTGACGGACGGCGTGTCCGGAAGTACCACAGACCTCGGCGACGGTCGGGTTCGCTACCGGCCCGACCCTGATTACTTCGGCGCCGACTCGTTCAGCTTCGAGTGGTGCGACCCGTCGGGTTCCTGCGCGGTAGGCACCATTTCGGTGACGGTCGGCCCCGCCAATGATGTGGTGCTGGCCGCTCCCACAATCGCCGGTACCGGATCCATGATCTGGTTCATGCCCGAGTCCACGACCGGGGCTGGTACCGCCTTGGTGACAGGGGTAGTGACCCGGGTCGTAGGTGCTGCAGCCGTCCCCGCAGCCGTCCTTGCACTAGTACTGGCCGGCTCGCTGGGCGTGGGAATCGAGCCGGGTTTCGGCGCCATGATCGAACGCCTGCTGGCCCGGCGCAGCTAG